AGGGTCTCTCTCCGTGCCGTTCTCGGCATCGCGCTCGCGGTCGCCCTGGCCGAACTCCTCGGCTTCTCGCTCACCGCCTCCATCACGGCCGGTCTCGCCGCGCTCCTCGCGCTCTTCACCGTGGGTGACCCCACTGTGCGGCGCCAGGCCGTCACCACCGCCCTGCTGCCGGCCGTCGGCTTCCCCGTCCTCGCGCTCGCGACCCTTCTCCACGACGCGCCGCTCCTCCGGGACGCGGCCTGGCTGCTCGTGGTGTTCGCCGGCGTCTACGCCCGCCGCTGGGGGCCCCGCGGGCACGCGCTCGGCATTTTCGCCTTCATGCAGTTCTTCGTGACGCAGTTCCTGCACGCGCTCCCCGCCCAGCTCCCCGAGCTGTACGCGGCCACCGGCGTCGCGTTGGGTGCGGCGGCAGTCGTCCGCTTCCTGGTCTGGCCCATCGAGCGGCGCGTCCCGCCGCCGGCCGTGCCCGCCGCGCTTCCGGGCAGGGGGCTCGCCCGCGCGACCACGCGGCAGGCGGTCCAGGTCGCCGTGGCCTCCGGCGTGGCCCTAGTCGTGGGCCAGTTCCTCTCGGAGGAGCGCTGGTACTGGGCTGTCGGCACCGTCTGGTGGATCTTCGTCAACACCGCCTCGCGCGGCGAGACACTCGTCCGCGGCTTCCGCCGCGTCCTCGGCACCGTCACCGGCATCGCGGGCGGATTCCTCGTGGCCATCCCGCTGGGCGGTGCGCCCGCGGCCACGGCCGTCCTGGTCGCCGGGTGCGTCTTCGGGATCTTCTACACCGCCGCGGTCTCGTACAGCTGGATGATCCTCGCCGTCACCGTGATGGCGAGCCTCCTGTACGGGCTGCTGGGGGTGCTGGACGGCTCGCTGCTCCTCCTGCGTGTGGCGGAGACGGGTGTCGGGGCGGTGTGCGCCGGTCTCGCCGTGACCCTGGTCCTTCCGGTGCGGACCCACACGACGAACGACGCGTGGATCCAGCGAGCGCTGCTGTGCGTGCGGTC
The sequence above is a segment of the Streptomyces sp. NBC_01255 genome. Coding sequences within it:
- a CDS encoding FUSC family protein; protein product: MAPDPGLVRLRVSLRAVLGIALAVALAELLGFSLTASITAGLAALLALFTVGDPTVRRQAVTTALLPAVGFPVLALATLLHDAPLLRDAAWLLVVFAGVYARRWGPRGHALGIFAFMQFFVTQFLHALPAQLPELYAATGVALGAAAVVRFLVWPIERRVPPPAVPAALPGRGLARATTRQAVQVAVASGVALVVGQFLSEERWYWAVGTVWWIFVNTASRGETLVRGFRRVLGTVTGIAGGFLVAIPLGGAPAATAVLVAGCVFGIFYTAAVSYSWMILAVTVMASLLYGLLGVLDGSLLLLRVAETGVGAVCAGLAVTLVLPVRTHTTNDAWIQRALLCVRSATSASVRRLAGEETADPTPHAAELESLLGRVRLSLAPLVHPLNPLLARKQRARRVLALLDEAAGEVRGLVDVAADPDASHDARLAAACWRVEAAVEALTSRSGAVVATDPHLRAEGEVHVGVPALVHARGLARVLTELDAPLRTQPSAWMARS